Proteins encoded by one window of Streptococcus suis S735:
- a CDS encoding aldose 1-epimerase family protein, with the protein MLELKNENLTVQFSELGGQIISIKDKDGIEYLWQGEPTYWSGQAPVLFPICGSLRNDWAIYEPAERPTFTGTIPRHGLVRKMLFKNVKSTENSLEFSISSNEETVKNYPFEFELSINYSLFGKTIRIEYRVKNLEGHRKLPYFIGGHPGFNCPLLDGESYEDYYLEFEKVESCTVPRSFPETGLLDLRDRRPFLENQKTLDLSYKLFEYDAITLDQLASRKVTLKSKNHQKKLSIAFDDFPYLVIWSTTNQSPFIALEPWSGLSTSLEESDIFNAKRNISYVAPKEVDTKYFDIIIE; encoded by the coding sequence ATGCTCGAATTAAAAAATGAGAACTTAACAGTACAATTTTCTGAATTAGGTGGGCAAATTATTTCTATTAAAGACAAGGATGGTATCGAATATCTTTGGCAAGGAGAACCGACCTATTGGAGCGGTCAAGCACCAGTTCTATTTCCGATTTGTGGAAGTTTACGAAATGATTGGGCTATCTATGAACCTGCAGAAAGACCGACATTTACAGGCACAATTCCAAGGCATGGACTTGTGAGAAAAATGCTGTTCAAAAATGTAAAAAGTACTGAAAACTCTTTAGAATTTTCTATTTCATCAAACGAAGAAACCGTAAAAAATTACCCTTTTGAATTTGAACTTTCTATTAACTACTCACTATTTGGCAAAACAATTCGAATTGAATATCGGGTGAAAAACCTTGAGGGACATAGAAAGCTACCTTACTTTATTGGGGGTCACCCAGGTTTTAATTGTCCCTTGTTGGATGGTGAGAGTTATGAAGACTATTATTTAGAATTTGAAAAAGTAGAATCTTGTACAGTACCTAGAAGTTTTCCAGAAACTGGCTTACTTGATCTGCGAGATCGCCGGCCATTCTTGGAAAATCAGAAGACCTTGGACTTGTCCTATAAACTGTTTGAGTATGATGCCATAACATTGGATCAATTAGCATCACGAAAGGTAACCTTGAAATCAAAAAATCATCAGAAGAAACTTTCGATTGCATTTGATGATTTTCCATATTTAGTGATTTGGTCAACTACAAATCAGAGTCCCTTTATCGCATTAGAACCATGGAGCGGACTCTCTACATCACTGGAAGAATCTGACATATTCAATGCCAAACGAAATATTAGTTACGTCGCTCCAAAAGAGGTTGATACAAAATATTTTGATATTATTATTGAGTAA
- a CDS encoding ATP-binding cassette domain-containing protein, which translates to MLLTTHHLSLDHQKDLRNLVQDLNLIVNPGDKIAIIGEEGNGKSSLLLTLMDSTLVADYLLQSGSIHRYFHSPVYIPQSLPLEIAELTLNDYFFADLDSDIDYSLLYLYADQLQFDSERFASQQLIESLSGGEKLKIQLIKSLATPSDIIFLDEPSNDLDLDTLLWLENYTITSPKTILFVSHDEDFLSRTATKIIHLESVKKKTLAQTKVEELDYQDYALRRQQAYQKQVQQARNDQKEFDKAMNKHLRQKSQVRHTLLNTHDATLGRLIAKKMKNVLSREKRYERMKENLTQVPFHEDAISLFFSDISPLPARKQVLHLENFQLNVEERQLVSNIHFNINGQEKIGIIGQNGIGKSSFLKLIYQKLRHRADINLGYMPQRYSEVLDESKTPLDFLLENGNREQEQLILTHLASLQFTRQEVHHKICELSGGQKAKLLLLKMVLDQANFLLLDEPSRNFSPTSQPYIRQLFADYPGGLVCVSHDRRFLKEVCQRIYRLTENGLEELGQI; encoded by the coding sequence ATGCTACTAACCACTCATCACCTATCTCTCGACCATCAAAAAGATTTGCGAAATCTAGTTCAGGACCTAAACCTCATTGTTAACCCTGGCGATAAAATAGCTATCATCGGCGAAGAAGGAAACGGAAAATCCAGTCTATTACTCACCTTGATGGATTCCACTCTTGTCGCCGACTACCTGCTTCAATCAGGCAGTATTCACCGATATTTTCACTCACCAGTCTATATTCCCCAAAGTCTTCCACTGGAAATAGCAGAGCTAACCCTGAACGACTACTTCTTCGCTGACTTGGACAGCGACATTGATTACAGCCTACTCTACCTCTATGCTGACCAGCTCCAGTTTGACAGTGAGCGATTTGCCAGTCAACAATTGATTGAAAGCCTGTCAGGTGGTGAAAAACTAAAAATTCAGTTAATCAAATCTCTAGCAACTCCATCTGATATTATTTTTCTGGATGAGCCGTCCAATGACTTGGATTTAGATACCTTACTTTGGCTTGAAAACTATACCATTACTAGTCCTAAAACCATCCTATTTGTTTCTCACGATGAAGACTTTCTTAGCAGAACAGCTACAAAAATCATTCATCTAGAATCGGTTAAAAAGAAAACACTTGCACAGACCAAGGTTGAAGAACTAGATTACCAGGATTACGCATTGAGACGCCAGCAAGCTTATCAGAAGCAGGTCCAGCAAGCTCGGAACGACCAAAAAGAATTTGACAAAGCCATGAATAAGCACCTACGTCAAAAATCACAGGTTCGTCACACCTTGCTCAACACCCATGATGCCACACTAGGACGGCTCATTGCTAAGAAAATGAAAAATGTTCTCTCACGTGAAAAACGCTATGAAAGAATGAAGGAAAATCTTACACAAGTTCCTTTTCATGAAGATGCCATTTCCCTCTTCTTCTCAGACATTTCACCACTACCAGCTAGAAAACAAGTGCTTCACTTAGAAAACTTCCAATTGAACGTTGAAGAACGACAATTAGTTAGCAATATCCATTTCAACATAAATGGACAAGAGAAAATTGGCATCATTGGACAAAATGGAATTGGTAAATCCAGTTTTCTAAAGCTAATCTATCAGAAACTCAGGCACCGAGCAGATATAAACTTGGGATACATGCCCCAGCGCTATTCAGAAGTCCTTGATGAGTCTAAAACTCCACTTGATTTTTTATTAGAAAATGGCAATCGTGAGCAGGAGCAACTTATCTTAACACATCTAGCCAGTCTGCAGTTTACACGACAAGAAGTTCATCACAAGATCTGTGAACTTTCGGGGGGACAAAAAGCCAAGTTACTCTTGTTAAAAATGGTTCTTGATCAAGCCAATTTTCTCTTGTTAGATGAACCCAGTCGAAACTTCTCTCCCACTTCTCAGCCATATATTCGTCAACTATTTGCCGATTATCCAGGTGGTTTGGTATGCGTATCACACGACAGACGCTTTTTGAAAGAAGTTTGTCAAAGAATCTATCGACTAACTGAGAATGGACTGGAAGAACTAGGACAGATATAA
- a CDS encoding ABC transporter substrate-binding protein/permease produces MKKKLLMLLASILPVFFIFTGIKADDTIDVVFDNAYAPFEFKDSDQIYKGLDVDIINEVAKRSGWTMNQSFPGFDAAVNAVQAGSADALMAGTTITEARKKVFTFSDPYFDTKIVIATTKANTISSYKDLKGKTVGVKNGTAAQNFLEENKDKYGYNVKTFDTGDLMYNSLSAGAVDAVMDDEAVIQYAIQQGQDLSIDIEGEAIGSFGFSVKKGSQYEYLVEDFNKALAEMKKDGTYEIIMNKWLGASTTSTESTDYSSRLSLTGNASAKATPVKSSYTIVADSSFAPFEYQDESGNYVGIDMELIKAIAEHQGFTITIQNPGFDAALNAVQAGQADAVIAGMSITDARKEIFDFSNAYYTSNILLAVKNGSDIASYEDLKGKTVGAKNGTASYSFLEENKSKYGYTLKAFDEASSMYDSLNSGSIDALMDDEAVLLYAIQQGRNFATPIPGEKSGEYGFAVKKGANPELIEMFNNGLAALVESGKYDEILNKYFNSTEEASTTTSTVDETTIVGLLKNNYGQLLSGLGITIGLALLSFAIAIVIGIIFGMFAVSPVKALRVTSSVFVDVVRGIPLMIVAAFIFWGIPNLIESMTGQQSPINDFVAGTIALSLNSGAYIAEIVRGGIQAVPAGQMEASRSLGISYGTTMRKIILPQAGKIMLPNFINQFVITLKDTTIISAIGLVELFQAGKIIIARNYQSFRMYAILAIIYLVVITLLTRLARKLEKGGK; encoded by the coding sequence ATGAAGAAAAAATTACTCATGTTATTGGCAAGCATTCTGCCAGTATTCTTTATTTTTACTGGCATTAAAGCTGACGATACTATTGATGTCGTATTTGACAATGCTTACGCCCCATTCGAGTTTAAAGACTCAGATCAAATTTATAAAGGATTAGATGTTGACATCATCAACGAAGTAGCCAAGCGCTCAGGTTGGACCATGAATCAAAGCTTCCCAGGATTTGATGCAGCTGTCAACGCTGTACAGGCTGGATCTGCGGACGCCCTAATGGCAGGTACAACTATCACCGAAGCGCGTAAGAAAGTATTTACTTTCTCAGACCCTTACTTCGACACCAAAATCGTTATCGCTACCACAAAGGCAAATACCATCTCTTCATATAAGGACCTTAAAGGCAAGACTGTCGGTGTCAAAAACGGTACTGCAGCCCAAAACTTCCTAGAAGAAAACAAAGACAAGTACGGATACAACGTAAAAACTTTTGATACTGGCGATTTGATGTATAATAGCCTTTCTGCTGGTGCTGTTGATGCTGTAATGGACGACGAAGCAGTTATTCAATACGCTATCCAACAAGGTCAAGACCTAAGTATTGACATCGAAGGCGAAGCCATCGGTTCATTTGGTTTCTCTGTAAAAAAAGGTAGCCAATATGAATATCTTGTTGAAGACTTTAACAAGGCTTTAGCTGAGATGAAGAAAGATGGCACCTACGAAATAATCATGAACAAATGGTTGGGAGCTTCTACCACTTCTACCGAAAGTACAGATTACTCATCTCGTTTAAGCTTAACAGGAAACGCATCAGCTAAAGCAACACCTGTCAAATCAAGCTACACAATTGTGGCAGATTCTTCTTTTGCTCCATTTGAATACCAAGATGAATCAGGTAACTATGTCGGGATTGACATGGAATTAATCAAGGCAATCGCTGAACACCAAGGATTTACCATTACTATTCAAAACCCTGGTTTCGACGCTGCACTAAATGCTGTTCAAGCTGGACAAGCTGATGCAGTTATTGCCGGTATGTCTATCACAGATGCTCGTAAGGAAATCTTTGACTTCTCAAACGCCTACTATACTTCAAACATCCTATTAGCTGTTAAAAATGGTAGTGACATCGCTTCTTACGAGGACTTAAAAGGGAAAACTGTTGGGGCTAAAAATGGTACTGCTTCATATAGTTTCTTAGAAGAAAACAAGTCAAAATATGGTTACACCCTAAAAGCCTTCGACGAAGCTTCAAGTATGTATGACAGTTTAAACTCTGGTTCTATTGATGCTCTTATGGATGACGAAGCGGTTCTTCTATATGCCATCCAACAAGGTCGCAACTTTGCAACACCAATTCCTGGCGAAAAATCAGGTGAGTACGGATTTGCCGTTAAAAAAGGTGCCAACCCAGAATTAATTGAAATGTTTAACAACGGCTTAGCTGCCCTAGTTGAATCAGGCAAGTATGATGAAATCCTTAATAAGTATTTCAACTCAACTGAAGAAGCAAGCACAACAACTTCAACTGTTGATGAGACAACGATTGTTGGTCTTTTGAAAAACAACTACGGTCAATTACTCTCAGGTCTTGGTATCACAATTGGACTTGCCCTTCTATCATTTGCTATTGCAATTGTGATCGGTATTATCTTCGGTATGTTTGCTGTCAGCCCAGTTAAAGCACTCCGTGTTACTTCATCTGTTTTTGTAGATGTTGTTCGTGGTATTCCGCTCATGATTGTCGCTGCATTCATCTTCTGGGGTATTCCAAACTTAATCGAGTCGATGACTGGTCAACAATCTCCAATCAATGACTTTGTCGCTGGTACGATCGCCCTATCCCTCAACTCTGGTGCCTATATTGCCGAGATTGTTCGTGGCGGTATTCAGGCAGTTCCAGCTGGTCAGATGGAAGCATCTCGCAGTTTAGGTATTTCCTACGGAACAACCATGCGTAAGATTATCCTACCTCAAGCTGGTAAAATTATGTTGCCTAACTTTATCAACCAGTTTGTTATTACTCTGAAAGATACCACTATCATTTCTGCGATTGGTTTGGTCGAACTCTTCCAAGCGGGTAAAATCATTATTGCACGTAACTACCAATCCTTCCGTATGTATGCAATTCTTGCCATCATTTACTTGGTAGTTATCACACTCTTGACTCGCTTAGCACGCAAACTCGAAAAAGGAGGCAAATAA
- a CDS encoding PTS lactose/cellobiose transporter subunit IIA has product MNREEITLLGFEIVAFAGDARSRLMEALAAAQKGDYAKAEELVEAANACIVEAHHAQTSLLQKEAAGEDLAFSVTLMHGQDHLMTTLLLKDMMSHMIELYKRGDK; this is encoded by the coding sequence ATGAACAGAGAAGAAATTACGTTATTAGGTTTTGAGATTGTTGCATTCGCTGGTGATGCTCGTTCTCGTTTGATGGAGGCACTGGCTGCTGCTCAAAAAGGTGATTATGCAAAAGCAGAAGAACTAGTTGAAGCGGCCAATGCTTGTATTGTTGAAGCCCACCATGCTCAGACAAGTTTGTTGCAGAAAGAAGCGGCTGGTGAGGATTTAGCCTTTAGTGTGACGCTCATGCATGGTCAAGACCATCTCATGACAACGTTGTTATTGAAAGATATGATGAGTCATATGATTGAACTTTACAAACGAGGTGATAAGTAA
- a CDS encoding GNAT family N-acetyltransferase produces the protein MAITGIEQADILEIDKQVRLRRYDGQHDFSFEWHQDLELVWLIDGDQERYSLDLLNRMYDYLSKNGECYFIEIFEDNQFIPIGDVTLFADDFAIAIGDKRYWKKGIGTKVLQRMIERAREVGLEEIPVEEIYDWNTGPRKLFEKCGFEAVEKTKKGWSYKMIL, from the coding sequence ATGGCAATCACTGGAATTGAGCAAGCAGATATTTTAGAAATAGACAAACAAGTCCGTTTACGTCGGTATGATGGTCAGCATGATTTTTCTTTTGAATGGCACCAAGATCTAGAATTGGTCTGGCTGATTGATGGTGATCAAGAACGTTATAGTCTTGACTTGCTCAATCGTATGTATGATTATTTGTCTAAAAATGGCGAATGTTACTTTATTGAAATTTTTGAAGACAATCAGTTTATCCCAATTGGTGATGTGACGCTGTTTGCAGATGATTTTGCCATTGCCATTGGAGATAAGCGGTATTGGAAAAAGGGAATTGGAACCAAGGTATTACAGCGAATGATTGAACGTGCAAGAGAAGTGGGGCTTGAGGAAATACCTGTAGAAGAAATATATGACTGGAATACAGGCCCCCGTAAACTGTTTGAGAAATGTGGCTTTGAAGCTGTTGAAAAGACAAAGAAAGGTTGGTCCTACAAGATGATATTGTAA
- a CDS encoding O-acetylhomoserine aminocarboxypropyltransferase/cysteine synthase family protein, giving the protein MTREFSFETLQLHAGQEVDSASKSRAVPIYQTTSYVFEDAQEAEDLFALRKSGNIYTRITNPTVSTFENRVAALEGGIGALATSSGMAAITYTILALAHAGDHIVAATTLYGGTFNLFKETLPRYGITTSFVDIDDFEAVEAAIKDNTKLVFIETLGNPVINIPDLEKLAEIAHTYHIPLVSDNTFATPYLINVFSHGVDIAVHSATKFIGGHGTTIGGVIVDSGKFDWAASGKFPQFVEEDPSYHNISYTRDIGVAAFIVAVRVQLLRDTGAALSPFNAFLLLHGLETLSLRVERHVSNAEKIVDFLLNHPNVESVNYPSLPDSPYKALADKYLPKGVGSIFSFQVKGGAEEARKVIDGLEIFSNLANVADAKSLVVHPATTTHAQLAPEDLLAAGVTPNQIRLSVGLENINDLIEDLQLALDKL; this is encoded by the coding sequence ATGACTAGAGAATTTTCATTTGAAACCCTTCAACTCCATGCTGGACAAGAAGTTGATTCTGCTTCAAAATCACGTGCAGTACCCATCTATCAAACCACTTCCTATGTTTTTGAAGATGCTCAAGAAGCAGAAGATTTATTTGCATTGCGTAAATCAGGGAATATCTATACTCGTATCACTAATCCGACGGTCTCTACTTTTGAAAATCGTGTGGCAGCTTTAGAAGGTGGTATTGGTGCCTTGGCCACTTCTTCAGGAATGGCAGCCATCACATACACTATTCTAGCATTAGCGCATGCTGGTGATCACATTGTGGCGGCAACGACACTCTATGGTGGGACTTTTAACCTATTCAAAGAAACCCTTCCTCGCTATGGTATTACAACAAGCTTTGTAGATATTGATGATTTTGAAGCGGTAGAAGCTGCGATTAAAGATAATACAAAACTGGTATTTATTGAAACCTTGGGAAATCCTGTTATCAATATTCCTGATCTTGAAAAATTGGCAGAAATTGCACACACCTACCACATCCCACTTGTTTCAGATAATACCTTCGCAACCCCATATTTGATTAATGTATTTTCTCATGGTGTTGATATTGCCGTCCATTCAGCAACCAAGTTTATCGGTGGGCATGGTACGACCATTGGCGGTGTGATTGTCGATAGCGGTAAGTTTGATTGGGCGGCATCTGGTAAGTTTCCGCAATTTGTTGAAGAAGATCCAAGCTATCATAACATTAGTTATACTCGTGATATTGGTGTAGCTGCATTTATTGTTGCAGTTCGTGTACAATTACTTCGCGATACAGGTGCAGCCCTTTCTCCATTCAACGCCTTCTTGCTTTTGCATGGGTTAGAAACCTTGTCTCTCCGTGTAGAGCGTCATGTGTCAAATGCTGAAAAGATTGTTGATTTCTTGCTCAATCACCCTAATGTTGAGTCGGTCAATTATCCATCACTTCCAGATAGTCCTTATAAGGCTTTGGCAGATAAATACCTGCCTAAAGGTGTTGGATCTATTTTCTCTTTCCAAGTAAAAGGCGGAGCAGAAGAAGCCCGAAAGGTTATTGATGGCTTGGAAATCTTTTCTAATTTAGCAAACGTTGCCGATGCGAAATCACTAGTAGTTCATCCAGCTACAACCACGCATGCTCAGTTAGCTCCGGAAGATTTACTTGCTGCTGGGGTCACACCAAATCAAATCCGCCTATCTGTTGGTCTTGAAAATATCAATGATTTGATTGAAGATTTGCAACTTGCTCTTGATAAATTATAG
- the lacG gene encoding 6-phospho-beta-galactosidase: MVKTLPKDFIFGGATAAYQAEGATKTDGKGRVAWDKYLEDNYWYTAEPASDFYNRYPVDLELSEQFGVNGIRISIAWSRIFPTGFGEVNPKGVEYYHKLFAECHKRHVEPFVTLHHFDTPETLHSNGDFLNRENIEHFVNYAAFCFKEFPEVSYWTTFNEIGPIGDGQYLVGKFPPGIQYDLAKVFQSHHNMMVSHAKAVKLYKDAGYSGEIGVVHALPTKYPYDPTNPDDVRAAELEDIIHNKFILDATYLGYYSEKTLEGVRHILKVNGGELDLRDEDFAALDAAKDLNDFLGINYYMSDWMRAHDGETEIIHNGKGEKGSSKYQIKGVGRRESPVDIPKTDWDWIIYPQGLYDQIMRVKNDYPNYKKIYITENGLGYKDEFVDGTVYDDGRIDYVKKHLEVISDAISDGANVKGYFIWSLMDVFSWSNGYEKRYGLFYVDFETQERYPKKSAYWYKKVAETQVIE, translated from the coding sequence ATGGTTAAAACATTACCGAAAGATTTTATATTTGGTGGAGCAACTGCTGCATATCAAGCAGAGGGTGCCACAAAGACAGATGGAAAAGGTCGTGTTGCGTGGGACAAGTATCTAGAAGATAATTACTGGTACACTGCGGAACCAGCTTCTGATTTTTATAATCGTTATCCAGTTGATTTAGAACTAAGTGAACAGTTTGGGGTAAATGGCATTCGGATTTCAATTGCGTGGTCTCGTATCTTCCCAACAGGCTTTGGAGAAGTGAATCCAAAGGGAGTAGAGTATTACCATAAATTATTTGCGGAATGCCATAAGCGTCACGTAGAACCATTTGTAACGCTTCACCATTTTGATACACCAGAAACGCTACATTCTAATGGTGACTTTCTAAATCGAGAAAATATTGAGCACTTCGTCAATTACGCAGCGTTTTGCTTCAAAGAATTCCCTGAAGTTAGTTACTGGACAACCTTTAATGAAATCGGTCCAATTGGTGATGGGCAATATCTAGTTGGGAAGTTCCCACCAGGGATTCAGTATGACTTAGCTAAGGTATTCCAATCTCACCACAATATGATGGTTTCACATGCCAAGGCTGTTAAGCTTTACAAGGATGCTGGTTATAGTGGAGAAATTGGTGTTGTACACGCATTGCCAACGAAATATCCTTATGATCCAACCAATCCTGACGATGTTCGTGCAGCGGAACTAGAAGATATTATTCATAATAAATTTATCCTCGATGCTACATACTTGGGTTACTATTCTGAAAAAACGCTTGAAGGCGTTCGACATATTCTGAAAGTAAATGGTGGGGAATTAGACCTTCGTGATGAAGACTTCGCTGCCTTAGATGCCGCAAAAGATTTGAACGACTTCTTGGGCATCAATTACTATATGAGTGATTGGATGAGAGCTCATGATGGAGAAACGGAAATTATCCATAATGGTAAAGGTGAAAAGGGAAGTTCTAAGTATCAAATCAAGGGAGTTGGTCGTAGAGAATCTCCAGTCGATATTCCGAAAACGGATTGGGATTGGATTATCTACCCACAAGGTCTTTATGATCAAATCATGCGTGTAAAAAATGACTATCCAAACTATAAGAAAATCTACATCACTGAAAATGGTCTAGGCTATAAAGATGAATTTGTAGATGGTACAGTCTACGACGATGGTCGAATTGATTATGTGAAAAAGCATTTAGAAGTGATTTCAGATGCTATCTCAGATGGTGCCAATGTTAAAGGTTATTTCATCTGGTCCTTGATGGATGTATTTTCTTGGTCAAATGGATACGAGAAACGATATGGATTGTTCTATGTTGACTTTGAGACCCAAGAACGTTATCCAAAGAAAAGTGCTTATTGGTATAAAAAAGTAGCGGAAACACAGGTTATTGAATAA
- a CDS encoding amino acid ABC transporter ATP-binding protein: protein MAQLKINVHDLHKSYGKNEVLKGITAKFYEGDVVCIIGPSGSGKSTFLRTMNLLETITSGQVTVDGYDLTDPKTDVDAFRSNVGMVFQHFNLFPHMSVLDNITFAPIEHKLMDKSEAEKVGMELLEKVGLADKRDAMPDSLSGGQKQRVAIARALAMNPDIMLFDEPTSALDPEMVGDVLNVMKDLAEQGMTMLIVTHEMGFARKVANRVIFTDGGEFLEDGTPEQIFDNPQHPRLQDFLDKVLNV from the coding sequence ATGGCTCAATTAAAAATCAATGTCCATGACTTACACAAGTCTTATGGTAAAAACGAGGTCCTCAAAGGTATTACTGCTAAGTTCTATGAAGGCGATGTTGTTTGTATCATCGGTCCTTCTGGTTCAGGTAAATCGACCTTCCTTCGTACAATGAACTTACTTGAAACCATTACAAGTGGTCAAGTAACAGTCGATGGATATGACTTAACCGACCCTAAGACAGATGTTGACGCCTTCCGTTCAAATGTCGGAATGGTATTCCAACACTTCAACCTCTTCCCTCATATGTCTGTACTTGACAATATCACATTTGCGCCAATCGAACACAAATTGATGGACAAGTCTGAAGCTGAAAAGGTCGGCATGGAATTATTGGAAAAAGTTGGATTGGCAGACAAACGCGACGCTATGCCAGACAGCCTTTCAGGTGGTCAGAAGCAACGTGTTGCTATCGCTCGTGCCCTCGCTATGAACCCAGACATCATGCTCTTCGACGAACCAACTTCTGCCCTTGACCCTGAAATGGTTGGCGATGTACTCAACGTTATGAAAGACTTGGCTGAGCAAGGTATGACCATGTTAATCGTCACACACGAGATGGGCTTTGCCCGCAAGGTTGCTAATCGCGTTATCTTCACTGATGGCGGTGAGTTCCTTGAAGATGGTACACCAGAGCAAATCTTTGATAACCCACAACATCCACGTTTACAAGACTTCCTTGATAAGGTCTTGAACGTCTAA
- a CDS encoding lactose-specific PTS transporter subunit EIIC, whose product MNKLIEFIEKGKPFFEKISRNPYLRAIRDGFIAAMPVILFSSIFLLVAFVPNIFGFTWSDEAVAAIMKPYGYTMGIVAVLVAGTTAKSLTDAFNRQLPKTNQINFISTMIASISGFLLLASDGIEGGFANGYMGTKGLLTAFLAAFITVNIYKVCVKNNVTIRMPDEVPPNVSQAFKDVIPYALSIFVLYGIDLVTRQFLGTNVAEAILKLFEPLFTAADGYVGITIIFGAYALFWFVGIHGPSIVEPAIAAITYANIETNFQLLQAGQHADKILTSGTQMFIVTMGGTGATLVVPFMFMWLTKSKRNKAIGRASVVPTFFGVNEPILFGAPLVLNPVFFVPFILAPIANVWIFKFFVDTLKMNSFSVNLPWTTPGPLGIVMGTNFAPLAFALAILLVFVDVLIYYPFLKVYDEQILAEEQSGKVENSLKEKVAANFNTAKADAILEKAAVETEISEQTNVLVLCAGGGTSGLLANALTKAAKEYGVPVTATAGSYGAHREILPEYQLVILAPQVASNYDDIKQETDALGIKLAKTEGAQYIKLTRDGQGALDFVKQQF is encoded by the coding sequence ATGAATAAATTGATTGAATTCATTGAGAAAGGGAAGCCTTTCTTTGAAAAGATTTCGAGAAACCCTTATTTAAGGGCTATCCGTGATGGTTTTATTGCTGCCATGCCGGTTATCTTGTTCTCAAGTATCTTTCTATTGGTGGCTTTTGTTCCTAATATCTTTGGTTTTACTTGGTCAGATGAAGCAGTTGCAGCTATCATGAAACCTTACGGTTATACAATGGGTATTGTAGCTGTCTTAGTTGCAGGAACGACCGCAAAATCTTTAACAGATGCGTTTAACCGTCAATTGCCAAAAACCAATCAGATTAACTTCATTTCAACCATGATTGCCTCAATTTCAGGTTTCTTATTACTGGCTTCTGATGGTATTGAAGGTGGATTTGCCAATGGTTACATGGGAACTAAGGGACTTTTGACAGCCTTTCTAGCAGCCTTCATTACGGTTAATATCTATAAGGTCTGTGTGAAAAACAATGTCACTATTCGTATGCCAGACGAAGTTCCACCGAATGTATCCCAGGCATTTAAAGATGTGATTCCATATGCATTGTCTATCTTTGTCTTGTATGGAATTGATCTTGTGACACGTCAATTCCTTGGAACAAACGTTGCTGAGGCGATTCTGAAATTATTTGAGCCTCTGTTTACAGCTGCAGATGGTTATGTTGGTATTACAATTATCTTTGGTGCCTATGCTTTGTTCTGGTTTGTAGGGATTCATGGTCCATCTATTGTGGAACCAGCAATTGCAGCCATTACTTATGCTAATATTGAAACCAACTTCCAGCTTTTACAAGCCGGTCAACATGCGGACAAAATCCTGACTTCAGGTACTCAAATGTTTATCGTGACTATGGGTGGTACAGGTGCTACCTTGGTTGTGCCATTCATGTTTATGTGGTTGACTAAGTCTAAACGAAATAAAGCAATTGGACGTGCTTCAGTTGTTCCAACTTTCTTTGGTGTAAACGAACCGATCTTGTTCGGTGCGCCACTTGTACTCAACCCAGTATTCTTTGTTCCATTCATCTTAGCTCCAATTGCTAACGTATGGATTTTCAAATTCTTTGTTGATACGCTAAAAATGAACAGTTTCAGCGTTAACTTGCCATGGACAACTCCAGGACCATTGGGGATTGTAATGGGAACAAACTTTGCTCCACTTGCCTTTGCACTAGCTATTTTGTTGGTATTTGTCGATGTACTTATCTATTATCCATTCTTGAAAGTTTATGATGAGCAAATTCTTGCTGAAGAACAATCAGGGAAAGTTGAAAATAGCTTGAAAGAGAAAGTGGCAGCTAATTTTAATACTGCCAAGGCGGATGCTATTCTTGAAAAGGCTGCAGTCGAAACCGAAATTTCTGAACAAACTAATGTTTTGGTACTTTGTGCAGGGGGTGGTACAAGTGGATTACTTGCCAACGCTCTAACTAAAGCTGCAAAAGAATATGGTGTTCCAGTTACAGCTACAGCAGGAAGCTATGGGGCGCACCGTGAGATTTTGCCAGAGTATCAATTAGTCATCCTTGCACCTCAAGTAGCATCAAACTACGATGACATTAAACAAGAAACCGATGCATTGGGTATTAAACTTGCCAAAACTGAAGGGGCTCAATACATTAAACTCACACGAGATGGTCAAGGTGCTCTTGACTTTGTCAAACAACAGTTTTAG